The genomic segment CTTGACGAACATCTTCCACGACAGCGTGCCGTACCAGGCGAAGCCCAGCGCCATGGCCCAGATGCAGGCGGCGATGGCGCCTTCGGTGGGCGTGAACAGCCCGGTCGTCATGCCGCCGATCAGCAGCACGGGCGTCATGATCGGCAGCACGGCCTGGAAGCGGAAGATGCGGTCCATCGCGAACAGCACGACGATGCCCGCGACCACGGTGGCCTGGGGCGGCAGGCCGGCCTTGGCGACCAGCAGCCAGAGCGCGGTGGGCCAGGCGATCACCACCAGCGTCTCGGCCAACGCCTTGAGCACGCGCGGCCATTCGAAGCGGATGTCGCCGCCCCAGCCGTTGCGGTGCGCGAACCAGGCCACCGTCAGCATCATCAGGATCGCCATCAGCACGCCGGGAAGGATGCCGGCCAGGAACAGCGCGCCCACGCTGACGTTGGCCATCATCCCGTAGATGACGAAGGGCAGCGACGGCGGGATGATCGGCCCGAGCGTGGCCGACGCCGCGGTCACGCCCACGGCGAACTCGGTCTCGTAGCCATGGTCCTTCATGGCCTTGATCTCGATCGTGCCCAGGCCCGCGGCGTCGGCGATGGCGGTGCCGCTCATGCCGGCGAACACCACGGAGCCCACCACGTTGACGTGGCCGAGGCCGCCCTTGAGCCAGCCCACGAGCGCGAGCGCGTAGTTGTAGATGCGGTTGGTGATGCCCGCGTTGTTCATCAGGTTGCCGGCCAGGATGAAGAACGGCACCGCGAGCAGCGGGAAGCTGTCGATGCCGCTCACCATGCGGTGGATGACGACGAAGGGCGGCAGCGTGCTGTCCGACAGCATGATGAACAGCAGCGCCGAGCCGGCCATGGCGATGGCCACCGGCAGGCCGGTGCCCATCAGGCCGAGG from the Ramlibacter henchirensis genome contains:
- a CDS encoding TRAP transporter large permease, which gives rise to MLKLIFLGLMGTGLPVAIAMAGSALLFIMLSDSTLPPFVVIHRMVSGIDSFPLLAVPFFILAGNLMNNAGITNRIYNYALALVGWLKGGLGHVNVVGSVVFAGMSGTAIADAAGLGTIEIKAMKDHGYETEFAVGVTAASATLGPIIPPSLPFVIYGMMANVSVGALFLAGILPGVLMAILMMLTVAWFAHRNGWGGDIRFEWPRVLKALAETLVVIAWPTALWLLVAKAGLPPQATVVAGIVVLFAMDRIFRFQAVLPIMTPVLLIGGMTTGLFTPTEGAIAACIWAMALGFAWYGTLSWKMFVKVCLDTVETTSTVLFIVAAASIFGWMLTATGVTAAISQWVLGFTRDPWVFLLLANLLMLFVGCFLEPTAAITILVPILVPICQQLGIDLVHFGLVMVLNLMIGLLHPPMGMVLFVLARVARLSVERTTMAILPWLVPLLGSLVVITYFPKLVLWLPKMFY